The nucleotide sequence ATTATACACAAAGTTAATGTAGAGAATAAAGATATAACGAAAGCTTTCTCTCGCAGATGTGATGATGGCATAAATGAGTTAGGAGTAAAATCTTGTTTGTCTAATTTGCTTACAGCTCCGCAAGATTTGATTCAAATACATAGCAATGTTTCGTTACAGAATATAGCTTTTGCAAAAGAACTGTTTAATGAAGATTTAACTTGGTAATGGCTTTTTGTTACTTTTGAGCCGTCTCAACTCACTGTCAAAAGTAACGAGGTGTTTTCATCGGGGTTTCTTTGCTCCTTTCTTTGTCCGCCCGAAGCTCACGAAAGAAAGGAGCGGTCGGCAAATCTGCCGACCGCATTACTCCATCTGTTTGTCTTGAACGGTTATCCGTCCCATCCTTACATCGGGGTGCGTGGAGAAAGCCCAATTGATTTCCTCATCAGGAAGAGTGCTGTGAATGCTTCCATCCATCACCATTCCGCAATCCTGAATGACCTTTTGCCGTGCATCCTCTCTGCTCTCGGCAACCACTTCAAACACTCCTTCGAAGATGTACTGCGTCCGTATTCTGTAAACTCTCTTCTTCATGTTCTCAAAATTTAGCAATTAGTAATCTGTGTTCCTTTGGTTCTCCATTTGATAACCTGCGCTGGGTAAGCCAAAAATGGTGTGCGCCATAACCGTATGCAAAGAACTTGTCAAGTTCCGTTTCTTCGGCTATCCGCTTGACGGCTGCCCTCAGTTCCTCTTCATTGGCGGATAGAGTAATGGCATTGATTACTCTTACAAGAATATTGGGTATCTCGTCCGCCCAATTACATACGATGCTTTCTATTTCTGCTTTCATATCTGTGATGTTTTGGTGATTGTTGCTTATGCTGTCGCTCTCATTCTCTGCCTTATCAATTTGCGGTTGGCATTGACAAGGCTCACTATCTGCTCGTGATACTCCGTGTTCTTGTTGCACACGCCACGGCTTTGCACGACTTTGAGTGTGTCCAAACTAACTTCAATCGTTTCTATCCGTCTGCCCTCAATGGTCGCCGAAAGGATAAGCGAGTTCTCTTTGAGATAGTAGGCATTGTCGAACACACAATGGTGCATTGCCACACCCTCATCCAAATGTTCCTGCACGCTCTCCAAAACGTGGACTTGGATTGTGCCGTCCGTGAAACGGATACCGAAGAATTTTGATTTGAGTTCGTGAAAACGTTTCTCGTCCTCCATTGCCTTTTTGCGTCTCTTCTCCTTTTCTTCCCTTTCCCTTTGTCTGCGGAGTTCGTGTTGTCTGCGGTCGTGTTCCCTATGCAGGTCGGTGGGGCAAACATACTTCGGACTGTGTATGTCCTTGCCCAATCTGCGGAGCATATCCACATAATCGCACCATATTGAAATGTCCTCTATGTCATAGCCGTTGCGAGTGGCGACTTTATAGGATTGCCAACAAGCGTCAAATGCCCTCGAATTGTCAAGAAAGTATTTCAGATGCTCGGCTCTACCTGCTTTAATCAATGTTTCCGCACGGCTGTCGGACAATAGGGCTGGAATGAGAACAGTTGGTGCGATGTCGTGAAAATCATTCTTAAATCCATTCCTGCGGAATGCTTCCGTTGCCTTGAACTTCGGATATATCGGAGAGTATGATATATGGCGGTAGGCTTCGTTGTCGTTTCTCACTGCCATAGGCGAGCAATAGGAAAAGGTGTCGATGTATCTGCCCAATACTCTCTGAACGGCAACAATCGTCTTTCGTCCTTGTGCGCTCCACCAATACTGACCGATTTCAATAACGTAGGACGTTGGTTTGCATCCTTTCTCCATTTCTGCGGAGAGGAGGAACATTCTTAATACTTGGTACTCTCCACAAGTGGTAAGTATCGTAAAGTATTGCTTCTGTCTTATCTTACGTTCAAAAGTCGTTCGGACTTGCAACTTTGCTCTACAATGAGGGCAAGTGCAATGTTCGGTTGTCTTCTCTATTGTCCAACTATGCCCACAATCCATACACGTGATACGACCTTTGGGAAGTCGGTAGGCGAAATGGTCTATACACTCACGGAATGCCCATTTGCTCTGTGTCTTGGTTATCGGTCGTAGGTTCTTGCTCTCGGCAAGTACTGCTTTCTCGAACTTGTTTCTCGGTTTCATAATCTGTCCTCCTTAATCAGTTATTGCGAAATACATAACCGTCCTTGTACCAAAAGTCCATATCGAAAAGGTCATTGGCATATTTGGAGAAGTCGAAGTAATTCAGTGCAAAATCGGATAACTCATTCTCCATTTTTGCAAGTTCCTCCGCAAAATCCTCCCTGCTTGCATAACTTCCTATGTAGTCCGATTGGAAAGACTTCACAAGGCTGTATGCGTCTTGTGTGAGTTGGGTGTTGTTGCCCTCCACCCATCTCCAAAAGGCTTCTTTCTCCCTGTTGTTCAGTCTATCCAATTCGTCCCGAAGTTCAAAGAAGTTTTCCTTCAAATGCCCCTCGTCAATCAGACCATCGGGGATTTCCTCCCACGCTTGGAACATAAATTCGGGTTCTTCCTCATCCTCGTATATCTCGGCACAACGCTCCATAAAGCCGTCTAAGTCGTAGAAGTCCGAAAGTTCCACCCATTCACCCTGCAATGAGCCGTTGTTGTACTTGGCATAAGTGCCTACATAGATGCGTGCTTCGTTCAAATCCTTTGCTTCCATTTTTCTTTTGTTGTTCAAGGGTTAAAACTCGAATAATGAGGGTTGTGCTATCTGCTGTTCCACCTGCTTCTCCGCTTTTGGTTTCTTGGCGGTCAGTTTGCGGTATTCCTCTGCTTGGTATCGCTCGATAGCCTTTTTCCGTGCTTCTGCTTTTTCCTCCTCTGTAAGTTCGATAGTATGGTTTACCACGACTTGGCAGTTGATGGACTTGCCCACCTCGATGTTATCCTCATCGTAGTAGTGAACGGCAAGGGAATATACCTCCTCATCGGACAGACCTGCACACCCCATTCTTTGGACTTCCGTCAAGATGTAGGTAATGCACTCGTCTATGTTTTTATTCTCCTTGCGGAAACTCTCTGCAAAGAGTTCATCGTATGATGCTCTCGTTTCCAAATAGTTTTGGATAACGTCCTTGAAATGTTCTGTTCCTTTCATTGTCTTATATAGTTAGATGGTTTCTAAAATGATTTCTTGGATATGAATAGGTTCAACTTCTGAAAAGAGATAGAGTATAAATTCCTTTCTGTCCTTCCGATAGAGTTCCTTGTATAGTTCCCCAAAGGTGGATATGTTTCCGTTGAGGTAAACCGATACCATATACTCGAAGATGTTGTCCACTTCGTAGTATCTGCATTGCTGTGCGATTGTCTTGCTTCTTCTTTTCATATATCTGTCTGTTTAAGAAATGAGTATCCAAAGTATTGTCCCGATGATGAGGGCATAAGCCAAAATGTATGCGGCGATTGCCAAAGCAATGGTAAGGAGTAGCCGAATGAGGAGTTTTCCCACACATATCCATGCCAGCCAAAGCCAGACGCTTCCGCCACAAAGGAGAGAGCCTGCGAGTGCAAGTACCACCCAAATTGATATTTTGTATCTCAGTTTCATCTTGTCTGATTTTTTTGATTTTATGCGGATTTTAGAGGTGAGGGAGTTGAGTTTCCATTTTCTTTTTCCCTGCTTCTCGCATATCCGACATTTTTTTTATGCGTCTTTCCGTCGGGTCGGTCGTTTTCGTTTCAGTGGCGTAAAAAGGTAGGGCTTAGGACAAACAAGGTTTTATGGCGAGAATACTACCTGCAATGAAATGGAAGTGTGGAGATTGTCGTCTAAACGGCTTGCCGCCCCGACCTTTTTTGTCCGTGGAAGCCCGGAACTACCTTTGCCGCTGACAACGAACAACCGATCCCGACATAATACACGGGCATAAGTGGAGGATGTGCAGACGGAGAAGCGGGGCGAAAACAAAAAACGCAGTTTTCGAGACTGCATCTTATCATAAAAACGGAATACACGGAAAACAAAAAGCCGCCCCAACGGACGGCTCTATGAAAATAATTTGGAGAAAATTCTTTTTTCTCACGATATACCTTTATCTTTGCAATAGGTTATTCGAGTTATGCAAAGCGTTGTATATCACTGTTGAAGATAGGTCGCTAAATCATTACCTACTGCATTTCATAACTCATAAGGCTGTTCATAGCCAATTACTTAGACCTAAATGATAGATTTTATGCAAAAACAATATGCTATTATTCGGAACCAACATACAATCTGCGGCGGACGAACTAAAGAAGGTACAGGAAGAATATCTCTATAACAGTCTTCGCAATCCTAAACCCTCTATTGCTGCTACAATACAGCAACTACGTATAGTCTACAGCATGGATGCCAAAGGCTATGCACAACTAAAACGTAAGCTACCTTATTTCGTCTGTGGACAATTTAATCCACCTTTCCGCAGAAAAGAGAACTTCGCCTATACGGAGAGTTTTATTCTTGACTTTGACCACCTGGCATCCAAACAACTGTCACTAAAAGCCATACGTAACGATATCATCCAAGATGAACAGGTTATGATGTGTTTTACCTCACCAAGTGAAGATGGTCTAAAAGTTATGTTTCGTCTGAAAGAACGATGCTATGATGCTGGATTATATTCTATCTTCTATAAGGCTTTTGCAGCAACTTTTGCTATGCGTCATAATCTTACACAAGTAGCCGATAGCAGAACGTCTGATGTTGCACGGGCATGCTTCGTTAGCATAGACCCTGATGCCTATTTCAACCCCAACCCAACACCCGTTGATATAAAAGCCTATATTGACGAAACAAATCCCGACTCTCTCTTCAAAATGAAACATGAACAAGATGAACATGATAAAGTCACCAAGAAGAGCGAGGAAGAAAAGACACCCCTACCGAAAGATCCCGATAAGGATGTACTGGCACGTATTAGAATGCAACTCAATCCAAAAGCACAAGCGCAGGTTGAACAACGACCAGCCTACGTACCAGAGCGACTCAATGATATTATCGGTGACTTAAAACTCTTTATAGAAGAAACTGGATTACAAGTGACTGAAATTATTAATATTCAATATGCCAAGAAAATCCGAGCACGACTTGGACAAAATGAGTCTGAGATAAATCTCTTTTATGGGAAACGTGGATTCAGCGTCGTCATATCTCCCAGACTTGGAACAAATGAAGAACTGAATGAGTTGCTTGCCGACTTAGTAAAAAGTTTCTTGCAGAGATAAAAGGATAGGAAACAATCGTACTATCTGGCAAACTTCTTACTTGGAACTTCGCCATTCATGAACAAATGTATCGGAGTTGAATATTAACAATGAACCGACTCGGACTATTCACAACTGACGTTAGCGTCCAGCACACATGGTGTATATGGTCAGCACCATTGGTGTTAACAACTAACACGCTATGTGCTGACTACATACACCAACGTTAGATAGTATCAATTGCAAATTAAACGAATACAAACATAATGCGAAAAACTATCCCCTACATAGAAATACTACGGAAACTCTGTAGAGCTGGCGTACAGAATTCACCTCCCATCAACCGAAGGACGGGTGATTTCAGCGATATGCAGACTCTACAAGGGCGTGTAGACTTTCTCTTGGGAGTAGTAAACAAACCAGCTCGACCCGCTACTAATATGCTATTCTTCGTTATGTATGATATTGAAAGCAACAAGGTGCGCTATCATATTGCAAAATATTTGGAACGTAAAGGATGTACTCGCATACAACGATCCATCTTTCTTGCCGACCTCGACAAGACCGTTTATGACCAAATCAAGAATGATCTTGCCGAAGTACAGTCATTATACGACAATCATGACAGCATCATCGTATGTCCCGTCTCCACTGATCAGTTGCAAGCTATGAAGATTATCGGTGAAGATCTCAATATAGATATTATCACTCATTCGCGTAATACATTGTTCTTTTAATAGGGTAAATAAGAAGTAATATTCCAGTAAGATTACCTCTCTTAAAGAATATTTAACGCATCGATCTTTGAAATTTTGAATAATTATTTGTACCTTTGCAGTCGCAAACAAAGTGGTTAATTTATGTTAACTAAAGCGTTCTGCCAAAAGTAAATACACTTCAAACAGCGATAAACAAAGAAATATAAGTCTTAGCTCTCCGAGAGTATCTTCCATTAAAACAAGAATTAAGACTTATCCCTGATACAAGCTGTAACCTTTGTGGCAATGCTCCGAGAGTATCTTCCATTAAAACAAGAATTAAGACGTTCAACAACATTCTTTTCATAATTTGCAGCACAAACTCCGAGAGTATCTTCCATTAAAACAAGAATTAAGACATCGTATGCTGTACCTTCTGTGTTCTTAGGCGATCTCCGAGAGTATCTTCCATTAAAACAAGAATTAAGACGAGTACGAACTACTTTTACTTGCCATATATCGCACTCTGCTCCGAGAGTATCTTCCATTAAAACAAGAATTAAGACAACTCTCTTAGCGCTTGTAGTAATTAATACGTACACTCCGAGAGTATCTTCCATTAAAACAAGAATTAAGACATTGCAGCTATTCCTATGTTAGCTGCTGGTATTCTCCGAGAGTATCTTCCATTAAAACAAGAATTAAGACACAAATCTACGGCTACTAAAAATGGTAATTTCTGTTGGCTCCGAGAGTATCTTCCATTAAAACAAGGATTAAGACTAATTTCAAGATTATGATATTTAGCTGTATAATGCTCCGAGAGTATCTTCCATTAAAACAAGGATTAAGACTCTTGAGATGGTTTCTCTAATTGTAAGCATAAGTGTAACTCCGAGAGTATCTTCCATTAAAACAAGGATTAAGACATTCCTAGCATCTTCTTCTAAAAGAATTTCTTTTAATCTCCGAGAGTATCTTCCATTAAAACAAGGATTAAGACAAATTATTATCTTTAAACCATTGCCAATTAGTTTCTCCGAGAGTATCTTCCATTAAAACAAGGATTAAGACAGATATTATCAAGTACTTTAGTTGTTTGCAATGCCTCCGAGAGTATCTTCCATTAAAACAAGGATTAAGACCTAAGTGAGACTCGAACTCACGTAACCTGTTTTGCTCCGAGAGTATCTTCCATTAAAACAAGGATTAAGACTAATTTTTACTTTAAAAATGGTACTTCTGAAATGCTCTCCGAGAGTATCTTCCATTAAAACAAGGATTAAGACTCTACGTCTTTGCAGATGTAACCTGTAACTGAAAAACTCCGAGAGTATCTTCCATTAAAACAAGGATTAAGACTCGAAGTTTTTAACGTCTGCGTCTTTGCAGATGCTCCGAGAGTATCTTCCATTAAAACAAGGATTAAGACTTTGCCATTGTCTCCGACAACCATTTTGGCAAACTCCGAGAGTATCTTCCATTAAAACAAGGATTAAGACCCAGTAACGTCTGTCTTTCGCATCCTGGACGCGACTCCGAGAGTATCTTCCATTAAAACAAGGATTAAGACAAGCTATGAAAAATAATAGTTCTAATTGTACATTCTCCGAGAGTATCTTCCATTAAAACAAGGATTAAGACCATCGTTATAATCAGAGTCTTCAATATAGTCTGTCTCCGAGAGTATCTTCCATTAAAACAAGGATTAAGACCCGTTTCTGTTCTCCTTACTTGCTATGCCGATAGCTCCGAGAGTATCTTCCATTAAAACAAGGATTAAGACCGCACAACATTATACTGAACAAGTCCCTCTGTCTTGTTACCTCCGAGAGTATCTTCCATTAAAACAAGGATTAAGACATACCAGCCTGCCCATAAATCATCATCTTTATTGGGTTCTGTGTGTCCTATTACATAGGGAAACTTACTTCATCACTCTGCATTTCGAAAGAGCCCAAAAGTATCTATACCATTTAGCCGATTTCGTTTTACAGAATTACCCCAAACTTGATTTCCTGTCATTCCTGTCATTTGTAGTAGGTTATTAACTTACTATATTACAGTAAGATAAATTAAATGTTAAACGTGACAGCAAAACGGAAATAAAACTTTCTGTTGTTTTATGTAACAAATATCTTTCTTCTTTGGGAATACTTATTACCCGATAGTGTGGAAGAACTTTTTTATAATTAGCTTTTTGTGTACACAAGGATTAAGACAACTAAAATTATAAACTAAAAATTAAAACACCGAGAGTAATTTCCATTAAAACAAGGATTAAGACCTTGTTAAACACACGCCTTATAGCAACAACCTTGACTCTAAACTCTAAGAGAACTTCCATTAAAACATAAAACAAGGATTATTAAAGTGGACGGTTAAAAATCATTATATCGCAAGATTTTTATGCCTTGCCAGATAAATAATTCAATGATTTTATGTAAGTTTGCACAAAAGAATATGACTATGGAAGAACTATCATATTTATACTCTATCGGGCATGGAAACAAAAGCCTTGAAGAGTTTATCGCTGAACTGAATCAATTTAACATTGAGTATCTTATTGATATTCGATCAAAACCTTATTCTAAATTCTACCCATGGTTCAATAAGGAGGCACTACAACATTCTATCAATGAAACCAATAATATTAAATATGGGTATATGGGCAACCTCATTGGGGGACTGCCAGATAAGAAATTCCCCTGCTATACAGACGACCGCATTGATTACGAAAAATTAGCGAAAATGGATTTCTTTCAGGAAGGCTTGAGGAGACTCATAAAAGCTAATAATAAGAAATTCAAGACTTGTATCATGTGTAGTGAGGCAAATCCGAATATGTGCCACCGAACAAAACTAATTGGTGTAGAACTCCAAAAGCAAGGTATCAACTTACAACACATTTACCTAACCAAACGCGGAGAAATTATTCTAAAAGGTCAAACAATGGTTATGAATGAAATTCTAAATAATAATAACAATTTCAATAACATTTTTCAAGACAACACCGATATTCACCTAACATCAAGAAAACAATATGTATGACTTTGAAATCTACACAATCGGGGTCTATGCTTCCACAGAAGAATCATTCTTCAATAAGCTAACAGACAACAAAATTGATGTATTCTGCGACATAAGACAACGCCGTGGAGTAAGAGGTAGTAAATACAGCTATGTCAACATCCGTTATTTACAAGAAAAACTTACACAGTTGGGAATCAACTATGTATATGCAAAAGAACTGGCACCAACAACTGAAATAAGAGAGAAACAACATGCTGAAGATGCCCTAAAAAAAGAACAGAAAAAAGATCGTAAAGAATTGGGACTTACATTCAGAATGGCTTACAAGCAGCTTATCCTACGTGATTTCAACTATAAACCATTATTGAATTCCCTGCAAAAAATGAATTGTAAGAAAATTGCCTTATTCTGTGTAGAAGAAAGTCCATTCGCATGCCATCGTTCCTTAGTTGCAACTGACTTACATAATAAGTTTGGACTACAAATTAAACATCTTTAATTTTCTGCATATGACTAAAATTTAACACCTAAATTCTTAAGTGATAATGTTTAATCTTTAAATGTCATGTTCTGTTTTTACCCAAGGGAACAAGATAAGCTACAAAGAAAAGGGCTGAAAAAGCTGATTTTAACAGACATAAGCTAACTGACACGATTGCGTGCAGCAGACAAGCCATCAAATTTATCACCTATAAATCTATTCAACTAATTCATAAAAGAAACGAATTAATTCATTATGGAAACAGTATTAATCGTGTCAAGGACACGCATGGCTAAAGGAGTTTGTGTAAGTGGAATCATAGAGAATACTTGTGAATTTATCCGCATCCATGATCATAAGGGGGCTTGTCTTAAGGATGACGCACCCTACCAAGTTGGCGAAAGGTGGGAAATGGATGTAAAAAAAGCATGGAACGCAAGACAACAACCACATATAGAAGATAAACAAGTTACTCCTCATAGGCGTATTGGACAGATTAGCATGAAAGACCTTACAACTTTTGTGACAAACAACTGCCATATAACAAAAGGAAGTATTATGGAACTCTTTGACTATAAACTCACTTTTGAAAATAGTCATTACCCCACGGCTTATATCACTGATAAAGACACACCAGACCATAGTGTAGAGTTCTGGATTGCAGATAAAGATTTAATTAAAAAAGTATACACCTTTGATACAGGACACAAAATATACTATCGCTATGGAGATTACAAAATTAAATACGTTGGTTTTCAAGAACCTTTAGAGATTATCCCACAAGGAACAATGATTAGAATGTCTCTAGCAAATTGGTGGTCAAAAGACCCAAATCTCGAAGATAGGTGCTATCTACAGCTTTCTGGCTGGTACTAGACAGAAAAAGAATAAAGAAAACGAAACTACGCAAAAATATGCACACCATACAAATCATCAGTCACGACTTTGTCTTTTGTAATCATTAATTCTATTATTTTAAAAAGTGAAAGCCTTTTAGCCGTGTAAGTCAATGCTTAAATAAGTAAGGTAAATGTTATTGAGATATAGAAGTTTTTTTGTAACTTTGCTCTCAGAAATAAATTAAAATAAAGATTAGAACGTTATGCTTACATTAAAGCTCATCAGTGAAGAAACTGAACGCGTCATCAAAGGATTGGAGAAGAAACACTTCAATGGTGCACGTGAAGCAATTGAGAAAGTATTGGAATATGACCACTTGCGTCGTGAGACTCAGCAGAAGCTTGACTCAAACAAGCAACAGCAAAACCAACTCTCGAAGCAGATTGGCGGACTGATGAAAGAAGGAAAGAAAGACGAAGCTAACAAGATAAAGGAGGAGGTAGCACTCTTAAAGTCTTCTGACAAGGCTCTCCATGAGATTATGGAGAAGGCACAGAAAGACATGACAGATGTGTTGCTAACCATTCCTAATATCCCTAATGATCAGGTACCAGAAGGTAAGGATGCTTCTGACAATGTCGTTGTAAAAGAAGGTGGTGAGAAACCTAACCTACCTGCTGACGCATTGTGCCACTGGGACTTGCTGAAGAAGTTTAATTTAGTAGACTTCGACCTTGGTGTGAAAATTACAGGTGCTGGCTTCCCACTCTATATCGGTAAGATGGCTCGCTTCCAGCGTGCTTTAGAGGCTTTCTTCCTTGACGAAGCCCGTAAGAGTGGATACTTGGAGGTACAGCCACCATTGGTAGTAAATCAAGACTCTGGTCAGGCAACAGGTCAGCTGCCAGACAAAGAGGGACAGATGTATCACGCCAACCTTGACGACCTCTATCTCATCCCAACAGCAGAAGTTCCTGTAACCAACATCTTCCGTGATGAGATTCTCAACGAACAAGACCTACCTATCAAGCGTTGTGCTTATTCAGCTTGTTTCCGTCGTGAGGCAGGTAGCTATGGTAAAGACGTACGTGGTTTGAACCGTTTGCACCAGTTTGACAAGGTTGAGATTGTACGTATTGACAAACCAGAACATTCTTACGAATCATTAGACGAGATGCTTGTGCACGTAGAAGGATTGTTGAAGAAGTTGGAACTCCCTTACCACATCCTCCGTCTTTGTGGTGGTGACATGAGTTTTACATCAGCTATCTGTTATGACTTCGAGGTGTGGAGTGCTGCTCAAGAGCGTTGGTTAGAGGTATCGAGCGTATCAAACTTCGAAAGCTATCAGGCTAATCGTCTACATTGTCGCTTCCGTCATGCGGAGGACAAGAAGATTGAACTCTGCCACACGCTGAACGGTTCAGCACTTGCTCTGCCACGTATCGTTGCAGCTATCATCGAGAACAACCAGACCCCGGAGGGTATCCGTGTACCAAAGGTGCTCGTTCCTTACTGTGGTTTCGAGATGCTCGACGACAAGATGGACTAAGAATACTGCCCCTCCGTATAAAAAGGAGGGGCAGCATTACTGCGAACAACTAATAAAAACAACAAAAGTTACTTACCCTATTCAATCTTTCACCTTTCTCTTTACATTGGATAACACCCATTGTATAAAGGGAATATAGGGTCAGAACTTCTAATATCTATTACCACTCCATGAACAAGATTATCCGTAAACAACAGTTTTCAGAGAAGGTCTTCTGCATAGAAGTAGAAGCACCACTCATTGCACGAAGCTGCCGTCCTGGCAACTTTATCATCGTGCGTGTTGACAACCACAGCGAACGTGTACCTTACACCATTGCGAAATCGGACCCAGTAAAGGGTACGCTCACCATGGTTATTCAAGAGGTGGGACGCTCATCAACAAAACTTTGCCAGCTGAATGAAGGCGATGAGATTGTCGATATTGTCGGTCCACTTGGCACCCCATCCCACATTGAGAACTACGGTACGATTATCTGTGCTGGTGGTGGTATCGGTATTGCTGCCATCCTCCCTATTCTTACAGCACTAAAGAAAGCTGGCAACAGAGTCATCTCTGTTCTTGCTGGTCGTACCAAGGAATTGGTTATCATGGTAGATGACGTAAAGAAATACTCTGATGAGGTTATCATCATGACCGATGATGGCTCATACGGAGAAAAAGGTGTCATTACTGTCGGTGTAGAAAAGGTGATTCAGCGTGAACATGTAGACAAGGTATTGGCTATCGGTCCTCCTATCATGATGAAGTTCACCTCCCTTTTGGCTAAGAAATACGGCATCCCTAACGATGTTTCACTCAATACTATTATGGTGGACGGAACTGGAATGTGTGGTGCTTGCCGCCTTACAATTGGCGGAAAAACTCGCTTTGTCTGCATTGATGGTCCTGAATTCAATGGCGACCTCGTTGACTGGGATGAGATGTTCAAGCGAATGGGGACGTTTAAGGAAATTGAGACCTCCCCCAACCCCTCCGAAGGAGGGGAGTGCCTGGCGGAAAACAAGCTGGGGGAAAAGGCTAAAGAAAAGACAACAGATAAGAACAACACTGATAAGGGTGCTACAGACTGTCAGAAAGAAAATACAGCCCACTTATCAGAAGAGATGAAGGGCGACGATTGGCGCACCGCTTTACGCAAGGCACTTAAACCAAAAGAGCGCACTACCATTGAGCGTGTAAAGATGCCAGAGCTTGATCCAGCTTATCGTGCGAAGACTCGTTTAGAGGAAGTAAACATTGGTCTGACACCTGAAATGGCAATGCAGGAAGCTAAACGATGCCTTGACTGTCCAAAACCATCTTGCATAGAGGGTTGTCCTGTAAACATTCATATTCCTGATTTTATTAAGAATATAGAGCGTGGAGACTTCCTCGAAGCAGCCAAGATACTCAAGGAAACATCAGCTTTGCCAGCCGTATGTGGTCGTGTTTGTCCACAAGAGAAGCAATGTGAGAGCCGTTGTATTCACCTCAAAATGAACTCACCAGCCGTAGCCATCGGTTATCTTGAGCGTTTCGCTGCCGACTACGAGCGCGAGAGCGGACATATGGCATTGCCAGACGTAGCACCAGCTAATGGCATCAAAGTGGCTGTTATCGGCTCT is from Prevotella melaninogenica and encodes:
- the serS gene encoding serine--tRNA ligase: MLTLKLISEETERVIKGLEKKHFNGAREAIEKVLEYDHLRRETQQKLDSNKQQQNQLSKQIGGLMKEGKKDEANKIKEEVALLKSSDKALHEIMEKAQKDMTDVLLTIPNIPNDQVPEGKDASDNVVVKEGGEKPNLPADALCHWDLLKKFNLVDFDLGVKITGAGFPLYIGKMARFQRALEAFFLDEARKSGYLEVQPPLVVNQDSGQATGQLPDKEGQMYHANLDDLYLIPTAEVPVTNIFRDEILNEQDLPIKRCAYSACFRREAGSYGKDVRGLNRLHQFDKVEIVRIDKPEHSYESLDEMLVHVEGLLKKLELPYHILRLCGGDMSFTSAICYDFEVWSAAQERWLEVSSVSNFESYQANRLHCRFRHAEDKKIELCHTLNGSALALPRIVAAIIENNQTPEGIRVPKVLVPYCGFEMLDDKMD
- a CDS encoding bifunctional dihydroorotate dehydrogenase B NAD binding subunit/NADPH-dependent glutamate synthase, encoding MNKIIRKQQFSEKVFCIEVEAPLIARSCRPGNFIIVRVDNHSERVPYTIAKSDPVKGTLTMVIQEVGRSSTKLCQLNEGDEIVDIVGPLGTPSHIENYGTIICAGGGIGIAAILPILTALKKAGNRVISVLAGRTKELVIMVDDVKKYSDEVIIMTDDGSYGEKGVITVGVEKVIQREHVDKVLAIGPPIMMKFTSLLAKKYGIPNDVSLNTIMVDGTGMCGACRLTIGGKTRFVCIDGPEFNGDLVDWDEMFKRMGTFKEIETSPNPSEGGECLAENKLGEKAKEKTTDKNNTDKGATDCQKENTAHLSEEMKGDDWRTALRKALKPKERTTIERVKMPELDPAYRAKTRLEEVNIGLTPEMAMQEAKRCLDCPKPSCIEGCPVNIHIPDFIKNIERGDFLEAAKILKETSALPAVCGRVCPQEKQCESRCIHLKMNSPAVAIGYLERFAADYERESGHMALPDVAPANGIKVAVIGSGPAGLSFAGDMAKRGFEVYVFEALHEIGGVLKYGIPEFRLPNKIVDVEIDNLRRIGVHFQTDTIVGKTISIEELKEKGFKGIFVGSGAGLPNFMGIPGENAINILSSNEYLTRVNLMDAANPETDTPIIMGKKVLVIGGGNTAMDSCRTAKRLGGDVTLVYRRSEAEMPARLEEVKHAKEEGINFLTLHNPKEYKTDEKGRVCAAVLDVMKLGEPDVSGRCRPELTGETITVDCDQVIVAVGVSPNPLVPKSIKGLELGRKDTIVVNDQMQSSQPEIFAGGDIVRGGATVILAMGDGRRAAANMAEQLLG